Below is a genomic region from Candidatus Acidiferrales bacterium.
GCAGGGATTTGTGGTTATGCCCGGGGGATATGGAACGATGGATGAATTCTCGGAAGCAATAACTTTGATTCAAACACACAAGACCGTGTCGTTTCCGGTTGTGCTGATGGGAAGAAATTATTGGAAAAAACTATTGGAATGGATGCAGGGAACGGCGCTTGAAGAAGGGTGCATCTCCAAGACAGATTTAGACATTTTTCATGTATGCGATGAACCGGATGAAGTGGTACAGATAATCAAGGAATTTGGAATACGCCATGGCTTCGTCACGAACTTCTAATTCCGTTCGGACGCACCCCGGCTCGGGCAAGATTTTCCTGACTCTTTTCCCGATTGCGGTCGCCGCGTTTGTATTCTTGTTGCTCAAAATTGCCCCCCATATCCCGTCATTGAGTCGGATGCAATCAAACAGCGGCGGCCAGGATGTGAGCCGGCTGTCCTCGTATCGCATCCCCGACTCGTTGAACTTTTGCGGAGAGCGAATGCCGCTGGAGATTCCTGACGTGAGAGAGCGAATGGAGCAGGCCTTCTATATGGAATTGTCAGACGCCCAGATAATCCTCGATCTGAAAAGAAGTACGAGATACTTTCCTTATATCGAACAGAAGCTGCACGACACAAATTTGCCTTTAGATCTGGAATACCTTGCGGTTGCAGAAAGCGCTCTGAGAAATGCCGTCTCGAACAAAAACGCATCCGGCATTTGGCAGTTTACTGATGATGAGGCTCGCCGCTACGGACTAAGAATAAATGAGTATGTCGACGAAAGGTTCAACTTCCATAGGGAAACCGACGCTTCGATGAAGTGCCTGACCGATTTGCATTCGAGGTTCGGGAGCTGGGCGCTTGCAGCCGCGGCATACAACATGGGAATCAACGGATTGAAAGCAAGCCTGGATTACCAGATGGTAAATAATTATTACAGTCTCTATTTGAATGAAGAGACATCCAGATTCGTCTTCCGCATCGTGGCGCTGAAACAAATTATGACGAACTACAAGACCTATGGCTTTGATTTATCTCGAGAGGATTTCTACCAGCCGGCAGAAACCAGGCTCGTCGTGGTCGCGCGAATTCCGGACATTGCGCTGTGGGCTAGAAATCAGGGCTCAAGTTACAAAGAGGTGAAATATCTTAACCCATGGCTGATAAATAAAAGTCTGCCTCAGGGAACTTGGGCAGTGGAACTCCCAAAGTATGCGCAACAGGTGATTTTCACTTCATCGTCGCCTGTTATTGATTCATCATTGGAGAAATCAGGTAACGGTGAAAACGGAAGCGGGGGTGTGATTTATGTTGTGAAACGCGGCGATACTCTTGAGAAGATCGCTGCTATCTATGGGGTTTCTGTCACGGAACTTGCATCA
It encodes:
- a CDS encoding transglycosylase SLT domain-containing protein, which encodes MASSRTSNSVRTHPGSGKIFLTLFPIAVAAFVFLLLKIAPHIPSLSRMQSNSGGQDVSRLSSYRIPDSLNFCGERMPLEIPDVRERMEQAFYMELSDAQIILDLKRSTRYFPYIEQKLHDTNLPLDLEYLAVAESALRNAVSNKNASGIWQFTDDEARRYGLRINEYVDERFNFHRETDASMKCLTDLHSRFGSWALAAAAYNMGINGLKASLDYQMVNNYYSLYLNEETSRFVFRIVALKQIMTNYKTYGFDLSREDFYQPAETRLVVVARIPDIALWARNQGSSYKEVKYLNPWLINKSLPQGTWAVELPKYAQQVIFTSSSPVIDSSLEKSGNGENGSGGVIYVVKRGDTLEKIAAIYGVSVTELASWNNLSYRSHLRVGEKLKIIVGNSEPEQ